Proteins from a single region of Tachysurus vachellii isolate PV-2020 chromosome 15, HZAU_Pvac_v1, whole genome shotgun sequence:
- the LOC132858045 gene encoding olfactory receptor 1M1-like produces the protein MSDLNSSLLQNISFVRPEYFFISGFSGIPYSKYYFIFLLFVYIVSVCGNSFVLFMILSNRSLHIPKYMGIFNLALSDFGETNSLIPNLVKTFLFDSQYISYDACLANMFFIFFFAGGQSLTLAAMSYDRFIAICLPLRYHAIVNNSFMFVTLTAIWLFNLVTFGTMVVLVTQLSFCKTNEVKSFFCDHGPIFRIACNDNRKNYLMANVCIAIYIYAPLTAIVLSYIGILLALTKITTWESRLKALKTCVSHLLIVGVFFLPVVSTYIAVAVSSVHPNARIINTSLSFTIPPMVNPIIYVLNTKEFSGFIMKMFKKKNTTVPKVQAFEK, from the coding sequence ATGAGTGACCTGAACTCCAGTTTACTACAAAATATATCATTTGTGCGCCCAGAGTACTTTTTCATCAGTGGATTTTCTGGAATACCTTATagcaaatattattttatttttttactttttgtctaCATTGTCTCAGTGTGTGGGAACTCATTTGTCCTATTTATGATATTAAGTAATCGAAGTCTGCATATTCCTAAATACATGGGGATCTTTAATTTAGCTCTGTCAGATTTTGGTGAAACAAATTCACTTATTCCTAACCTTGTGAAGACTTTCCTTTTTGATTCACAGTACATATCCTATGATGCTTGTTTAGctaacatgttttttatttttttctttgctggtgGACAGTCTTTAACTCTTGCTGCCATGTCATATGACCGCTTTATAGCTATTTGCTTACCTCTGAGATACCATGCTATTGTAAATAACTCCTTCATGTTTGTGACTTTAACAGCAATATGGTTATTTAATCTTGTTACATTTGGTACAATGGTGGTTTTGGTTACACAACTTTCATTTTGTAAAACCAATGAGGTAAAGAGCTTTTTTTGTGACCATGGGCCAATTTTTAGAATTGCATGTAATGACAACAGGAAAAATTACTTAATGGCAAATGTTTGTATTGCAATATACATCTATGCACCATTGACTGCCATAGTTTTATCATACATAGGCATCCTGTTGGCCTTGACTAAGATTACAACATGGGAGAGTCGTCTTAAAGCACTCAAAACTTGTGTCTCTCATCTGTTGATAGTAGGAGTATTTTTCCTACCTGTAGTGAGTACATACATTGCTGTGGCAGTATCCTCTGTCCATCCTAATGCTAGGATAATCAATACTTCACTATCATTTACAATTCCACCCATGGTAAATCCCATAATTTATGTCTTAAACACAAAAGAATTCAGCGGGTTTATAATGaagatgtttaaaaagaaaaacaccacaGTTCCCAAGGTGCAGGCTTTCGAAAAGTGA
- the LOC132858241 gene encoding olfactory receptor 11H6-like, with protein MAANVSRRINEFIIIGFDKYEKPMIIGIVILTVYLLVMLGNLANICFIVMDKRLHQPMYLFICNLAIVDMLYCTCSCPTMIGNLIVGLKTISYVPCIIQMFVFGLGFVMEVFTISVMAFDRLIAIIKPLRYHSILTNVRCVILTFLLWILGSATMSVVPGIVLSLPFCYTTLAFLFCDYGSLIRASCVDPNPYFDMMAIVTFFLLFGTFSFICGSYVMIVIVVIKMNSMGSKRKVFNTCFSHLIVVVCCYGPTFIINILTRAGMVLTLEERNGFRLATILGPSLMNPFIYSFRTKEIRNKILRIMSKIGPTNE; from the coding sequence ATGGCTGCAAATGTTTCCAGAAGAATTAACGAATTTATCATCATAGGATTTGACAAGTACGAAAAACCAATGATTATTGGAATTGTCATACTTACAGTATACTTGCTTGTAATGCTTGGGAACTTGGCAAACATATGCTTTATTGTCATGGACAAACGTCTACACCAGCCAATGTATCTCTTTATTTGCAATTTAGCAATTGTAGACATGCTCTACTGTACATGTTCATGTCCAACAATGATAGGGAACCTTATAGTTGGTTTAAAAACCATATCTTATGTGCCATGCATTattcagatgtttgtttttggtttagGCTTTGTGATGGAAGTGTTTACTATTTCTGTCATGGCTTTTGACCGATTAATTGCCATAATCAAGCCACTGCGCTACCATTCAATTCTGACAAATGTGCGTTgtgttattttgacatttttgctATGGATTCTGGGTTCTGCTACAATGTCTGTTGTGCCTGGAATTGTTCTTTCACTACCCTTTTGTTACACAACACTTGCATTCTTGTTTTGTGACTATGGATCTCTTATCAGAGCCAGTTGTGTGGATCCTAACCCATATTTTGATATGATGGCAATTGTAACTTTCTTTCTGCTCTTTGGAACATTCAGTTTCATCTGTGGCTCTTATGTAATGatagttattgttgttataaaaATGAACTCAATGGGTAGTAAGAGAAAAGTGTTTAATACATGCTTTAGTCATTTGATAGTTGTGGTGTGCTGTTATGGCCcaacttttattataaatattttaactagAGCAGGTATGGTTCTCACATTAGAGGAGCGAAATGGGTTCAGACTTGCCACAATTCTTGGCCCATCCTTAATGAATCCTTTCATATATTCTTTTAGAACCAAAGAGATCAGAAACAAAATATTGAGAATCATGTCTAAAATAGGACCAACTAATGAATAA
- the LOC132858470 gene encoding olfactory receptor 10G4-like: MAQNASGKNINEFVFTGFDTLEKPVSVGIAILAVYILVMLANLANIYVIVIDKRLHQPMYVFICNLAIVDMLFCTSSCPTMIAILIVGFKTISYVPCIIQMYGFGLGYVMEVFTISVMAIDRLFAIIKPLHYHSILTNARSVVLTFLLWILGSIATAIVPGTAVPLPLCSSTIKYVFCDYAAVVRTTCVDPNPYFNLMSSFTFFLMFGTFSLICFTYLKIVIIVVKMTKGSKKKVFHTCLSHLFVIICYYVPTVIVLVLTRFGVALSIDERNGLRVGTILGPSLVNPFIYCFRTKEIRNKILGIVSKVEPTK, encoded by the coding sequence ATGGCTCAAAATGCTTCAGGAAAAAACATCAATGAATTTGTATTTACAGGATTTGACACGTTAGAAAAGCCGGTTTCTGTTGGTATTGCCATACTTGCTGTATACATTCTTGTAATGCTTGCTAACCTTGCAAACATATATGTTATTGTCATTGATAAACGTCTACACCAGCCAATGTATGTCTTCATCTGCAATTTAGCAATTGTAGACATGCTCTTCTGTACAAGTTCATGTCCAACTATGATAGCCATCCTTATCGTTGGCTTTAAAACCATTTCTTATGTACCATGCATTATTCAGATGTATGGTTTTGGTTTGGGTTATGTCATGGAAGTGTTCACTATTTCTGTCATGGCCATTGACCGATTATTTGCCATAATCAAGCCACTGCACTACCATTCCATTCTGACAAATGCACGTTCTGTTGTTCTCACTTTTTTGCTCTGGATTCTGGGATCTATTGCAACAGCAATTGTGCCTGGTACTGCGGTTCCTTTACCATTATGCTCCTCAACTATAAAGTATGTTTTTTGTGATTATGCAGCTGTTGTCAGAACGACTTGTGTAGATCCAAACCcgtattttaatttaatgtcaAGTTTCACCTTTTTCCTGATGTTTGGAACTTtcagtttaatttgttttaccTATCTTAAGATAGTTATTATTGTTGTCAAAATGACCAAAGGTAGCAAGAAAAAAGTATTTCATACTTGCTTAAGTCATTTATTTGTGATAATCTGCTATTATGTACCTACAGTTATTGTATTAGTTCTGACCAGGTTTGGGGTAGCCTTATCAATTGATGAAAGAAATGGTCTGAGGGTTGGGACAATTCTTGGTCCTTCTTTAGTAAATCcctttatatattgttttagaACTAAAGAGATTCGAAATAAAATATTAGGAATTGTGTCAAAAGTTGAACCAActaagtaa
- the LOC132858501 gene encoding olfactory receptor 6F1-like has protein sequence MVKNVSGKNINEFVFTGFDALEKPLSVGIAILTIYILVMLANLANIVFIVTDKRLHQPMYVFICNLAIVDMLYCTCSCPTMIAILIVGFKTISYVPCIIQMYGFGLGYVMEVFTISVMAIDRLFAIIKPLHYHSILTNARSVVLTFLLWILGSASIAIVPGTAVPLPLCSSTIKYVFCDYAAFVTLTCVDPNPYFDLLSSFTFVLMCGTFSFICLTYLKIVIVVVKMTFKSSKKKVFHTCLSHLFVIICYYVPTVIVVVLTRFGVVLSLNERNGLRVGTILGPSLFNPFVYCFRTKEIRNRILGIVSKVEPTK, from the coding sequence ATGGTTAAAAATGTTTCAGGAAAAAACATCAACGAATTTGTATTTACAGGATTTGATGCTTTAGAAAAGCCATTATCTGTTGGTATTGCCATACTAACTATATACATTCTTGTAATGCTTGCTAACCTTGCAAACATAGTTTTTATTGTCACCGATAAACGTCTACACCAGCCAATGTATGTCTTCATTTGCAATTTAGCAATTGTAGATATGCTCTACTGTACATGTTCATGTCCAACTATGATAGCCATCCTTATAGTTGGCTTTAAAACCATTTCTTATGTACCATGCATTATTCAGATGTATGGATTTGGTTTGGGTTATGTCATGGAAGTGTTCACTATTTCTGTCATGGCCATTGACCGATTATTTGCCATAATCAAGCCACTGCACTACCATTCCATTCTGACAAATGCACGTTCTGTTGTTCTCACTTTCCTGCTGTGGATTCTGGGATCTGCTTCAATAGCAATTGTACCTGGCACTGCGGTTCCGTTACCATTATGCTCCTCAACTATAAAGTATGTTTTTTGTGATTATGCAGCTTTTGTTACTCTAACTTGTGTAGACCCAAACCCATATTTTGATTTGCTATCAAGTTTTACCTTTGTCTTGATGTGTGGAACATTCAGTTTCATTTGTTTAACCTATCTTAAGatagttattgttgttgttaaaatgaCCTTTAAAAGCAGCAAGAAAAAAGTATTTCATACTTGCTTAAGTCATTTATTTGTGATAATCTGCTATTATGTACCTACAGTTATTGTGGTAGTTCTGACCAGGTTTGGGGTAGTCTTATCACTTAATGAAAGAAATGGTCTGAGGGTTGGGACAATTCTTGGTCCTTCTTTATTTAATCCTTTTGTATATTGTTTTAGAACTAAAGAGATTCGAAATAGAATATTAGGAATTGTATCAAAAGTTGAAccaactaaataa
- the LOC132858571 gene encoding olfactory receptor 11H6-like, producing the protein MAENVSRRRISEFVIVGFDKYEKPMIHGIVILSVYLLVILGNLTNICFIVMDKRLHQPMYLFICNLAIVDMLYCTCSCPTMIGNLLSGVKTISYVPCIIQMFFFGLGFVMEAFTITVMAFDRLIAIIKPLRYHSILTNVRCVILNFLLWILGSATISVVPATVLSLPLCYTTLAFLFCDYGSLIRASCVDPNPYFDMMASFTFFLLFGTFSFICGSYVMIVIVVVKMNSKGSKRKVFNTCFSHLIVVVCCYGPTFIINILTRAGMVLTLEERNGFRIGTILGPSLVNPFIYSFRTKEIRNKILRIFFKVGPTNE; encoded by the coding sequence ATGGCTGAAAATGTTTCCAGAAGAAGAATTAGCGAATTTGTCATCGTAGGATTTGACAAGTATGAAAAACCAATGATACATGGAATTGTCATACTTTCAGTATACTTGCTTGTAATCCTTGGGAACTTGACAAACATATGCTTTATTGTCATGGACAAACGTCTACACCAGCCAATGTATCTCTTTATTTGCAATTTAGCAATTGTAGACATGCTCTACTGTACATGTTCATGTCCAACAATGATAGGGAACCTTTTATCTGGAGTTAAAACCATATCTTATGTGCCATGCAttattcagatgtttttttttggtttaggcTTTGTGATGGAGGCGTTTACTATTACTGTTATGGCTTTTGACAGATTAATTGCCATCATCAAGCCACTGCGTTACCATTCAATTCTGACAAATGTGCGTTGtgttattttgaattttttgctATGGATTCTGGGTTCTGCTACAATATCTGTTGTGCCTGCAACTGTTCTTTCACTTCCATTATGTTATACAACACTTGCATTCCTGTTTTGTGACTATGGCTCTCTTATCAGAGCCAGTTGTGTGGATCCTAACCCATATTTTGATATGATGGCAAGTTTTACCTTCTTCCTGCTTTTTGGAACATTTAGTTTCATCTGTGGCTCTTATGTAATGATAGTTATTGTTGTAGTAAAAATGAACTCAAAGGGTAGTAAGAGAAAAGTGTTTAACACATGCTTTAGTCATTTGATAGTTGTGGTGTGCTGTTATGGCCcaacttttattataaatattttaactagAGCAGGTATGGTTCTCACATTAGAGGAGCGAAATGGGTTCAGAATTGGCACAATTCTTGGTCCATCATTAGTGAATCCTTTCATATATTCTTTTAGAACCAAAGAGATCAGAAACAAAATATTGAGAATTTTCTTTAAAGTAGGACCAACCAATGAATAA
- the LOC132858033 gene encoding olfactory receptor 2AT4-like: MPEDNITYVKNFVIFCFPGLPPNYYGLTSVAMFCAYVCTLIGNGIFITLFFKEKSLQKPMYYIMLNLAAADVLFSTTTLPKIIARYWFDDGSISYAGCFIQMQFVHYFSSVNALVLAVMAFDRYVAVCNPLRYVSIVKESTILGLCVACWLLAEPTVLTMVIRATSLPYCASNTIIQCYCDHVSVTKLACTDRTPYAFSALISAMIILITPLAFILFSYGSIIVTVFQTSSTQGRLKTLSTCSSQLIIITLFFLPRCLNYLSSSLGIQFSADIQILVIMLYSQLPPMINPFIYCLRTKEAKVCLKKHLNRSPFGHFMKKAQVSSLSN; the protein is encoded by the coding sequence ATGCCTGAAGACAACATTACCTATGTGaaaaattttgtcattttttgttttccagGACTTCCCCCTAATTACTATGGTCTTACCTCAGTGGCTATGTTTTGTGCTTATGTATGCACCTTAATAGGAAAtggaatatttattacattattttttaaagaaaaaagcctTCAAAAACCTATGTATTATATCATGTTAAATCTTGCTGCAGCAGATGTACTGTTTAGCACAACAACTTTACCCAAGATTATTGCTAGATACTGGTTTGATGATGGCTCCATTTCATATGCAGGCTGTTTTATTCAGATGCAATTTGTGCACTATTTTAGTTCAGTTAATGCATTGGTCCTTGCAGTCATGGCCTTTGATAGATATGTGGCAGTCTGTAATCCTCTCAGATACGTTTCTATTGTCAAAGAATCAACTATTTTAGGATTATGTGTTGCATGTTGGCTGTTAGCTGAACCCACAGTCTTAACTATGGTAATTAGGGCAACTTCTCTTCCTTATTGTGCTTCCAACACAATCATCCAATGTTACTGTGACCATGTGTCTGTCACTAAGCTTGCATGCACTGACAGAACACCTTATGcattttcagctttaatttcagCTATGATTATTTTGATCACACCACtagcatttattttgttctctTATGGTTCCATTATTGTCACAGTGTTTCAAACTTCATCCACACAAGGACGGTTAAAAACTCTCTCCACATGCAGTTCTCAGCTTATAATTATCACCCTCTTTTTTTTACCAAGGTGTTTGAATTATTTATCCTCAAGTTTAGGTATCCAATTCAGTGCTGACATACAAATACTTGTAATTATGTTGTACAGCCAGCTGCCCCCTATGATCAATCCATTCATTTACTGTTTAAGGACTAAAGAAGCAAAAGTATGCTTAAAGAAGCATTTAAACAGGTCACCATTTGGACATTTTATGAAAAAGGCCCAGGTTTCTTCTCTATCTAACTGA